From Bacillus sp. FSL K6-3431, the proteins below share one genomic window:
- the cydC gene encoding thiol reductant ABC exporter subunit CydC, with product MKLFQSYISPYLKKYKKLMIATILLGVLSVLSAAMLTFTSGFLISRASEMPATILLLYIPIVGVRTFGLSRAVTRYLERLAGHNAVLKILSELRVKLYGMLEPQALFIRSRFKTGDLLGTLADDIEHLQDVYIRTIFPTVIGLFLFVYAITVLALFNWLFAIWIGFCLSVIVFAYPLLSLFLLKKWQRDSKLIRNRLYQTLTDAVFGISDWIISGKKERFITDFMDISRDSHVVEKKLANWNQSRQLQLQIISGLIVLMVGIWAGLSAIQGDIRPVYIAAFTLVTLPIIEGLIPLSHAIERIPAYQESLTRIESIRKFVPEEETSNAMIEIAKKVDLTIKDVTHRYEGQQADALHEVSLAIPHGQKIAMLGKSGAGKSTLLQILQGALSPTAGNILVNDHKPVQYGEQIYELMGVLNQKPYLFATTVENNIRLGNQQASKEEIERVIKQVKLDAYIHSLPNGLQTQMEETGQRFSGGERQRIALARILLKDTPIVVLDEPTVGLDPETEFELIETILTSLKDKTVIWITHHLIGIEQMDQILFLDKGQIVMKGTHEQLMKTNERYQQLYRLDRGTDE from the coding sequence ATGAAATTATTTCAATCCTATATATCACCGTATTTAAAAAAGTACAAAAAGCTAATGATTGCCACTATATTATTAGGTGTATTATCGGTTTTATCAGCCGCAATGCTGACCTTTACTTCCGGCTTTTTAATTTCTCGTGCCTCAGAAATGCCAGCAACAATATTGCTATTGTATATCCCAATCGTAGGTGTTCGGACATTTGGACTGTCAAGAGCAGTGACACGTTACCTGGAAAGATTGGCAGGTCATAATGCCGTCTTAAAAATACTATCAGAGTTACGGGTGAAATTATATGGGATGCTTGAACCGCAAGCATTATTTATTCGTTCTCGTTTTAAAACAGGTGATTTACTTGGTACCTTAGCGGATGATATTGAGCATTTGCAAGATGTGTATATTCGTACTATTTTTCCAACCGTGATCGGCCTATTTTTATTTGTTTATGCGATCACAGTATTAGCTTTATTTAATTGGTTGTTTGCTATTTGGATCGGATTCTGTTTAAGCGTGATTGTGTTCGCATACCCATTGCTTTCTTTATTCCTTTTAAAGAAGTGGCAACGGGATTCAAAGCTTATACGCAACCGCTTATATCAAACACTTACTGATGCTGTATTTGGGATTAGTGACTGGATTATTAGTGGGAAAAAAGAGCGATTTATTACTGACTTTATGGACATTAGCCGCGACAGTCATGTTGTTGAAAAGAAATTGGCCAATTGGAATCAATCGCGTCAGCTACAATTGCAAATTATCTCAGGCTTGATCGTTTTAATGGTTGGCATTTGGGCTGGACTTTCCGCGATACAAGGTGATATTCGTCCTGTCTATATTGCTGCTTTTACATTGGTTACATTGCCGATTATAGAAGGGTTAATCCCACTTTCTCACGCGATCGAACGGATTCCGGCATATCAAGAATCACTGACGAGAATTGAATCAATTCGAAAGTTTGTTCCCGAAGAAGAAACAAGCAATGCTATGATCGAAATTGCTAAAAAAGTGGATCTAACGATCAAGGATGTTACCCATAGGTATGAAGGGCAACAAGCTGATGCACTTCATGAAGTGTCTTTAGCTATTCCACATGGACAAAAAATAGCAATGCTTGGAAAAAGCGGCGCGGGAAAATCTACTTTGTTGCAAATACTGCAAGGAGCACTCTCTCCAACTGCTGGAAATATTCTCGTAAATGATCATAAGCCAGTGCAATATGGAGAGCAGATATATGAATTGATGGGTGTATTAAATCAGAAGCCCTATTTATTTGCGACAACTGTGGAAAATAATATTCGCCTAGGGAATCAACAAGCATCGAAAGAAGAAATAGAACGCGTTATTAAACAAGTGAAACTAGATGCATATATTCATTCCCTTCCCAATGGATTGCAAACTCAAATGGAAGAGACGGGACAGCGCTTTTCCGGAGGAGAAAGACAGCGGATTGCATTAGCGAGAATCTTATTAAAAGATACACCGATTGTTGTGCTTGACGAACCGACGGTTGGATTAGACCCGGAAACGGAATTTGAGCTGATTGAAACGATATTAACAAGCTTAAAAGATAAAACGGTCATTTGGATCACCCATCATTTAATTGGAATTGAACAAATGGATCAGATTTTATTTTTAGATAAAGGGCAGATTGTCATGAAAGGAACCCATGAACAATTGATGAAAACAAATGAGCGCTATCAACAATTGTATAGACTGGATCGAGGAACGGATGAGTGA
- a CDS encoding MFS transporter — protein MNIISDIRAFLNIKGAWFLLLGLFLYGIGTGILAPMNAVYMSEGIGLSKVEIASIFSISVLLNMTITILVGFISDKMQRKKPLPLFALLLCMAGLIIYMQADTYIGALIGMVITIAPSGLIMGQFYAMARNHFMQLAPTIYEIAQIWLRAMMSVGFFVGLLVGANLYLFASFKGILIGNFFGYLFLFILLLFYKEYEGVDSNAASTKGETFSFIMLLALLLLGCADSLRGLYLPLIVVDLFEKPYLMSYLWSVQAVFELLFMTFAGYWAMKFGSKRVILLSSFCAVITYLIYSTSPPLFVFFLVQPLYSFYVSVLYGVVMGYVQRMFHTKIGFGSSIYVFLFQMASLIGYVLPFLIEGYKPQIFIIPTVLVAIGILLMFGLAITTNRQKQLKIPM, from the coding sequence ATGAATATAATTAGTGATATACGAGCATTTTTAAACATAAAAGGGGCATGGTTCCTCTTGCTTGGGTTATTTTTGTATGGGATTGGAACGGGGATATTAGCGCCGATGAATGCTGTGTATATGAGTGAAGGTATTGGGTTATCTAAGGTAGAAATTGCTTCGATTTTTTCAATATCTGTTTTGCTAAATATGACTATCACGATCTTAGTGGGTTTTATTAGCGATAAAATGCAACGAAAAAAGCCATTGCCGCTTTTCGCATTACTCTTGTGTATGGCTGGACTCATCATATATATGCAAGCGGATACATATATAGGGGCGTTAATTGGTATGGTCATCACGATCGCGCCTTCAGGCTTAATTATGGGACAGTTTTATGCGATGGCACGTAATCATTTTATGCAGCTTGCACCTACTATTTATGAAATAGCACAAATATGGCTGCGGGCGATGATGAGTGTGGGTTTTTTTGTTGGATTACTAGTCGGGGCAAATCTTTACTTATTTGCTAGTTTTAAAGGAATATTGATAGGAAACTTTTTTGGTTACCTTTTCCTTTTCATTCTTTTACTCTTCTATAAAGAGTATGAAGGTGTAGATTCGAATGCTGCCAGCACAAAGGGAGAAACCTTTTCTTTTATTATGCTCCTTGCTCTCCTTTTACTCGGTTGTGCTGATTCATTAAGAGGACTTTATTTACCGCTTATTGTTGTTGATTTATTTGAAAAGCCATATTTAATGTCTTATTTATGGAGTGTACAAGCAGTATTTGAATTGCTATTTATGACGTTTGCTGGATATTGGGCAATGAAATTTGGCAGTAAGCGCGTGATTTTATTAAGCAGTTTTTGTGCGGTAATCACCTATCTTATTTATAGCACGAGTCCACCACTATTCGTATTTTTCCTTGTGCAGCCGCTCTATTCTTTTTATGTATCCGTTTTGTACGGTGTAGTGATGGGCTATGTGCAAAGAATGTTTCACACAAAGATTGGCTTTGGCTCAAGCATCTATGTCTTTTTATTTCAAATGGCCTCCCTCATTGGCTACGTATTACCATTTTTAATTGAAGGATATAAACCGCAAATCTTTATTATTCCAACCGTTCTTGTTGCAATTGGGATTTTGCTAATGTTTGGCCTAGCAATTACGACGAATCGGCAAAAGCAGTTGAAAATTCCGATGTAA